One genomic segment of Mycolicibacterium gilvum includes these proteins:
- a CDS encoding sugar transferase yields the protein MTAVSDRLEVAANIARIPTKVPTWQRGYARRLLGIDFVGVLLSVGLAQWLRFGGLGVEVSTFQAVDYAVVSLIIAAVWMAALSINNSRSTRVIGSGAEEYRRVWMATLTVFGGVAIVSMLFKLEIARGYLMIALPAGLLVLGLFRWLARQAVVRARSKHGRCITRVLVVGSPSAVRDLATSLGRDAGSEYEVVGACTPGPIRRSSIEIPGFGEIPTFGDESNVVGAVTATNSHAVAVTATERLNGRGIRDLSWELEKLEIDLLVAPGVVDVAGPRLQMRPVAGLPLIHVEKPQYHGAKRFQKRLFDLVFSSAVLLLGLPLLVPVAIAIKLTSRGPVFYRSERVGLDGRPFQMIKFRTMVDGADKMVDKLAAKNESEGGVLFKIREDPRVTPVGRILRKYSIDELPQFINVLKRDMSVVGPRPPLAREVKSYDDYAKRRLLVRPGITGLWQVSGRSDLTWEDSVRLDLFYVENWSMIADLLIAIKTVKAVFGHAGAY from the coding sequence GTGACGGCGGTAAGTGATCGTCTAGAGGTTGCAGCAAACATCGCTAGGATCCCGACGAAGGTTCCGACGTGGCAGCGGGGGTACGCGCGCCGCCTTCTCGGGATCGACTTTGTTGGGGTGCTGCTGTCAGTCGGACTCGCCCAATGGTTACGCTTCGGCGGGCTTGGCGTAGAAGTGTCCACGTTCCAGGCCGTGGATTATGCGGTCGTTTCGCTCATCATTGCGGCTGTTTGGATGGCGGCACTCTCAATCAACAACTCCCGCTCGACTCGGGTCATAGGATCCGGAGCCGAGGAGTACCGCAGAGTGTGGATGGCCACGCTTACTGTGTTCGGCGGCGTCGCGATTGTGTCCATGTTGTTCAAGCTGGAGATAGCGCGCGGTTATCTGATGATCGCGCTGCCGGCCGGTTTGTTGGTACTCGGTCTTTTTCGCTGGCTTGCGCGCCAGGCTGTTGTGCGGGCTCGCTCCAAGCACGGCCGGTGCATTACACGGGTACTGGTAGTGGGAAGTCCCTCAGCGGTCCGCGACCTAGCGACATCCCTTGGTCGGGATGCGGGATCGGAATACGAAGTTGTGGGGGCTTGCACTCCGGGCCCTATCCGACGGTCCAGCATCGAGATTCCTGGTTTTGGTGAGATTCCCACGTTCGGTGACGAGTCCAACGTTGTCGGAGCGGTTACAGCGACCAACAGCCACGCCGTGGCAGTAACCGCGACTGAGCGACTCAACGGACGTGGGATCCGCGACCTATCTTGGGAGCTCGAAAAGCTAGAGATTGACCTGCTGGTAGCTCCGGGCGTCGTCGACGTCGCCGGTCCTCGCTTGCAGATGCGTCCCGTCGCCGGCTTGCCGCTGATCCATGTTGAAAAGCCGCAGTATCACGGCGCGAAGCGATTCCAGAAGCGCCTCTTCGACCTAGTTTTCTCGAGCGCCGTCTTGTTATTAGGACTGCCGCTGCTCGTTCCCGTCGCCATCGCGATCAAGCTCACCAGTCGCGGGCCTGTGTTCTACCGCTCGGAGCGCGTGGGTTTGGACGGCCGTCCGTTTCAGATGATCAAGTTCCGGACCATGGTGGACGGTGCAGACAAGATGGTCGATAAACTCGCGGCGAAGAACGAGAGCGAAGGCGGAGTTTTGTTTAAGATCCGCGAAGATCCACGCGTCACGCCAGTCGGCAGGATCCTACGCAAGTACAGCATCGACGAGCTGCCTCAGTTCATTAATGTCCTGAAGCGTGACATGAGTGTAGTCGGACCCCGTCCTCCGCTGGCCAGGGAGGTTAAATCCTACGATGACTATGCCAAGCGGCGCTTGCTCGTCCGCCCGGGCATCACGGGCTTGTGGCAGGTCAGCGGTCGCTCCGACTTGACATGGGAGGATTCGGTTCGCTTGGACCTGTTCTATGTCGAGAACTGGTCGATGATTGCGGATCTTCTGATCGCCATAAAGACTGTAAAAGCTGTCTTTGGCCACGCCGGTGCCTACTGA
- the gmd gene encoding GDP-mannose 4,6-dehydratase, whose translation MAKRALITGITGQDGSYLAELLLSKGYEVHGLIRRASTFNTSRIDHLYVDPHSPDARLFLHYGDLSDGARLVTLLSSIDPDEVYNLAAQSHVRVSFDEPEHTADTTGTGTIRMLEAVRLSGVKTRFYQASSSELYGATLPPQNESTPFYPRSPYAVAKLYGFWITRNYREAYGMFAVNGILFNHESPRRGETFVTRKITRAVAAIKAGKQDYVYLGNLDAVRDWGYAPEYVEGMWRMMQAEEPDDYVLATGVGITVREFVEIAFERAGLDWEKYVRFDERYLRPTEVDALIGDNSRARQKLGWSPTIDGRGLARLMVDADIEALPHAGHPWIDKVRLESWITPTFSNAGMA comes from the coding sequence ATGGCGAAGCGTGCGTTAATCACCGGCATAACCGGGCAGGACGGCTCCTATCTAGCCGAGTTGTTGCTCAGCAAGGGCTACGAGGTTCACGGTTTGATTCGGCGAGCATCGACCTTCAACACCTCCCGCATCGATCATCTTTATGTGGATCCACATTCACCCGATGCCCGTTTGTTTCTTCACTACGGAGATCTCAGCGACGGCGCCCGGTTGGTCACGCTGCTTTCAAGCATCGATCCCGACGAGGTGTACAACCTTGCAGCTCAGTCCCATGTGCGCGTCTCGTTCGACGAGCCAGAACACACCGCTGACACCACCGGTACTGGCACGATCAGGATGTTGGAGGCGGTAAGGCTCTCCGGCGTCAAGACGCGGTTCTACCAAGCTTCTTCGTCGGAGCTGTACGGTGCAACGCTCCCGCCGCAGAACGAGAGCACGCCCTTCTATCCGCGTTCCCCGTATGCCGTCGCAAAGCTGTATGGCTTCTGGATTACGAGAAATTATCGCGAGGCGTACGGCATGTTCGCGGTTAACGGAATCTTGTTCAATCACGAGTCGCCGCGGCGGGGGGAAACGTTCGTCACCAGGAAGATCACGCGTGCGGTTGCTGCAATTAAAGCCGGCAAGCAGGACTACGTGTATCTGGGAAATTTAGATGCAGTCCGGGACTGGGGATACGCGCCTGAGTATGTCGAAGGAATGTGGCGAATGATGCAGGCGGAGGAGCCAGACGATTACGTACTCGCGACAGGCGTGGGAATAACGGTTCGCGAATTTGTAGAGATCGCTTTTGAACGGGCGGGCCTCGACTGGGAGAAGTATGTTCGCTTCGACGAGCGTTACCTGCGCCCGACCGAGGTCGACGCTCTTATCGGCGACAATTCCCGCGCACGTCAAAAGCTCGGCTGGTCGCCGACGATCGATGGGCGAGGCTTGGCACGGCTCATGGTAGACGCGGACATCGAGGCACTTCCGCATGCGGGCCATCCATGGATAGACAAAGTACGGCTGGAGTCATGGATCACGCCGACGTTCAGCAACGCGGGGATGGCATGA
- a CDS encoding GDP-L-fucose synthase family protein, which translates to MDHADVQQRGDGMTDERPFFSPGELDRTASFYVAGHRGLVGSAIVRKLGAAGFETIVGRSSAELDLKDRSAVFEFFEAIKPRYCVLAAAKVGGIMANSTYPVDFLSDNIRIQVNVLDAARECGVERLLFLGSSCIYPKFAEQPIREDALLTGHLEPTNDAYAIAKIAGILHVQAVRRQYGLPWISAMPTNLYGPNDNYSPTASHVLPALIRRYDEAVASGAESVTNWGTGSPRREFLHSDDMADACLHLLENYDGAEQVNVGSGTDTTIREIAETIASALGFTGETHWDITKPDGTPQKLLDVSKLTRAGWTSKIGLQEGIERTVAWYREHVGALRA; encoded by the coding sequence ATGGATCACGCCGACGTTCAGCAACGCGGGGATGGCATGACCGACGAACGCCCGTTTTTCTCGCCCGGCGAATTGGACCGCACTGCGTCATTTTACGTTGCGGGCCACCGCGGTTTAGTTGGTTCTGCGATTGTCCGGAAGCTAGGGGCCGCCGGTTTTGAGACGATCGTCGGCAGATCCTCCGCCGAACTCGATCTGAAGGACAGATCGGCCGTCTTTGAGTTTTTCGAGGCCATTAAGCCGCGGTATTGCGTGCTGGCAGCGGCCAAGGTCGGTGGGATCATGGCGAATAGTACTTACCCGGTTGACTTCCTCAGCGACAACATCCGGATCCAGGTCAACGTGCTCGACGCCGCCCGTGAATGCGGTGTCGAGAGGCTCCTGTTCCTCGGCTCTTCGTGCATTTACCCCAAGTTTGCCGAGCAGCCAATACGGGAGGACGCGCTGCTTACCGGCCATCTCGAACCGACTAACGACGCCTACGCGATCGCAAAGATAGCAGGTATTCTGCATGTCCAGGCGGTGCGTCGGCAGTACGGCCTGCCGTGGATCTCAGCGATGCCGACAAACCTCTACGGACCGAACGACAACTACTCGCCTACCGCCTCGCACGTCCTTCCCGCTCTGATACGCCGTTACGACGAGGCCGTCGCATCCGGAGCCGAGTCGGTGACAAACTGGGGTACCGGCTCGCCGCGCCGCGAGTTCCTGCATTCCGACGACATGGCTGACGCTTGCCTGCACCTACTCGAAAATTATGACGGTGCCGAACAGGTCAATGTTGGTAGTGGCACCGACACAACGATCCGAGAGATTGCTGAGACCATTGCCTCCGCTCTGGGGTTCACTGGCGAAACACATTGGGATATAACTAAACCCGACGGAACCCCGCAGAAGCTGCTCGACGTCTCCAAGTTGACCCGAGCTGGGTGGACATCGAAGATCGGTCTGCAGGAAGGCATCGAACGGACCGTGGCGTGGTACCGAGAGCACGTGGGTGCGCTGCGCGCATAG
- a CDS encoding undecaprenyl diphosphate synthase family protein, with amino-acid sequence MLGLMKPTHVGVIPDGMRRWADAHGVTFAESYRRGSEKVVEILLALQRNGVGMVSVYNLSRANLARPADELAAVYDASIYFFSELIPAHFSTDEYAVRLHGDRSLLPREYVAAAEALETSTRGEFRINILAAYDAVDELRVAHCRAQREGCDIAAAFDIPSVDLVIRTTAEPLLSGFLPLQCQYAELMFLSTPLNELTATDIDAAIDEHRRFPQRRGR; translated from the coding sequence ATGTTGGGTCTGATGAAGCCAACTCACGTCGGCGTGATACCTGACGGCATGCGCCGCTGGGCCGACGCACACGGCGTTACCTTCGCCGAATCCTATCGCCGCGGCTCCGAGAAGGTCGTCGAGATTCTCTTGGCTTTGCAGCGCAACGGCGTGGGCATGGTGTCGGTGTACAACCTGAGCCGCGCCAACCTGGCGAGGCCCGCGGACGAACTCGCCGCGGTCTACGACGCCTCCATCTACTTCTTCTCCGAACTCATCCCGGCTCACTTCAGTACCGACGAATACGCCGTCCGGTTGCACGGTGACCGCAGCCTATTGCCGCGCGAATATGTCGCCGCTGCCGAAGCTCTGGAGACCTCGACGCGCGGCGAGTTTCGCATCAACATCCTGGCTGCCTACGACGCCGTCGACGAACTGCGCGTTGCCCATTGCCGCGCGCAGCGCGAAGGTTGTGACATCGCTGCAGCCTTCGACATCCCCTCGGTCGACCTTGTCATCCGCACCACCGCCGAACCTCTGCTCAGCGGCTTCCTCCCGCTCCAGTGTCAGTACGCCGAGCTCATGTTCCTCTCGACACCCCTCAACGAGCTCACAGCCACGGACATCGACGCAGCGATCGACGAGCATCGACGCTTTCCCCAGCGGCGCGGACGGTAG
- a CDS encoding NAD(P)/FAD-dependent oxidoreductase, with protein MAIPQNPLIIGAGPAGLTAGIELVKRGVAPRIYESSMEVGGLARTLTDGEWRADPGGHRFFTQHEEIMDLWKSLLPHDQWIALPRRSAMLVDRHLVPYPLVGRDLLTQLGFRSGVRGAGGLVWSRMRRGMRAVEKQQTFREWGVEEFGRYWYRLFFDGYVRKTWLADPDHLASDWANQRIKPIDWRRPGTRNGNHDVFRYPRLGPGQLWDAAAARLVEAGCPPSLGSRVIGLHRDSRGWTIELENGETATGDAVFSSMPLQTLVHVLKPAPPKHVHAIADTLRHRSLITVAVALPKAYDVPFNWVYTPGPEFRVGRVQNYGRWSAALAPAGFSGTHLGLEYFTLPHDDLWLADDDNLRAIVQQDLRMLGVGELDPEHLMIVRSQYAYPIYETGRERNVVRIRDYLRENHPAIHPIGRNGMHRYDNQDHAMLSALRSVARYFGEQVDPWQVNTDLGYHETGLLKN; from the coding sequence ATGGCTATTCCCCAGAACCCACTGATCATCGGCGCGGGGCCGGCTGGACTCACCGCCGGCATTGAGCTGGTGAAGAGGGGAGTGGCGCCGCGCATCTACGAATCGTCGATGGAAGTCGGGGGTCTTGCTCGGACGCTCACCGATGGGGAGTGGCGTGCCGACCCCGGCGGGCATCGATTCTTCACACAGCACGAGGAGATCATGGATCTGTGGAAGTCACTGCTTCCACATGATCAATGGATCGCTCTTCCGCGGCGGTCGGCGATGCTCGTCGATCGCCACCTGGTGCCGTACCCGTTGGTCGGTCGTGACCTCCTGACGCAGTTGGGTTTCCGAAGCGGCGTGCGCGGTGCCGGCGGGCTCGTGTGGTCGCGCATGCGTCGCGGTATGCGCGCCGTCGAGAAGCAGCAGACATTCCGCGAATGGGGCGTCGAGGAATTCGGCCGCTATTGGTACCGGCTGTTCTTCGATGGCTACGTCCGCAAGACGTGGCTGGCCGATCCTGACCACCTGGCCAGCGATTGGGCGAACCAACGAATCAAACCCATCGATTGGCGCCGCCCCGGCACGCGGAACGGCAACCACGATGTGTTCCGCTACCCGCGACTCGGTCCCGGGCAACTCTGGGATGCCGCCGCAGCCAGACTGGTTGAGGCCGGCTGCCCACCGTCCCTCGGCTCCCGCGTCATCGGTCTCCATCGGGACAGCCGTGGTTGGACGATCGAACTGGAGAACGGCGAAACAGCTACGGGGGACGCCGTGTTCTCCAGCATGCCGTTACAGACGTTGGTCCATGTGTTGAAACCTGCCCCGCCCAAACACGTCCATGCCATCGCGGACACGCTCCGCCATCGCTCTCTCATCACTGTGGCGGTGGCACTGCCCAAGGCGTATGACGTCCCGTTCAACTGGGTGTACACCCCGGGGCCGGAGTTCCGGGTCGGGCGCGTGCAGAACTACGGCCGCTGGTCGGCAGCGCTCGCCCCTGCGGGGTTCAGCGGCACGCATCTCGGCTTGGAATACTTCACGCTGCCCCACGACGATCTCTGGTTGGCCGACGACGACAACCTGCGCGCCATCGTCCAGCAGGACCTGCGGATGCTCGGCGTGGGGGAGTTGGATCCCGAACACCTGATGATCGTGCGCTCGCAATACGCGTACCCCATCTACGAGACAGGTCGGGAGAGGAACGTCGTCCGCATCCGCGATTATCTGCGGGAGAACCACCCGGCGATCCATCCGATCGGCCGAAACGGTATGCACCGCTACGACAATCAGGACCACGCGATGCTCAGCGCGCTACGCAGCGTGGCCCGGTACTTCGGCGAGCAGGTCGATCCGTGGCAGGTCAACACCGATCTCGGCTACCACGAAACCGGCTTGCTCAAGAACTGA
- a CDS encoding PH domain-containing protein yields MGYPENVLAKDEHVVLHRHPHWGRLVLPAVILIIASAAAAFVAGYVNTLNWEQTAKTIVFGVIAAIWLVLVGWLAVWPFLNWWTTHFVITDRRVMYRHGLITRSGIDIPLARINSVEFRHGLVDRIFRTGTLIIESAAQDPLEFQDIPRVEYVHSLLYHEVFDTLGSEESPS; encoded by the coding sequence GTGGGCTATCCGGAGAATGTGCTGGCCAAGGACGAACATGTCGTTCTGCACCGCCATCCGCACTGGGGGCGGCTCGTCCTGCCCGCCGTGATCTTGATTATTGCCAGCGCTGCCGCCGCGTTCGTCGCCGGCTACGTCAATACCCTGAACTGGGAGCAGACCGCCAAGACGATCGTCTTCGGGGTGATCGCGGCGATCTGGCTCGTCCTGGTCGGGTGGCTGGCGGTGTGGCCGTTCCTGAACTGGTGGACGACGCACTTTGTGATCACCGACCGCCGCGTCATGTACCGGCACGGACTGATCACCCGGTCGGGCATCGACATCCCGCTCGCGCGGATCAACAGCGTCGAATTCCGGCACGGCCTCGTCGACCGTATCTTCCGTACCGGCACCCTGATCATCGAGTCGGCTGCCCAGGATCCCCTGGAATTCCAGGACATCCCGCGGGTCGAGTACGTGCATTCCCTGCTATATCACGAAGTTTTCGACACCCTCGGCTCGGAGGAGTCGCCGAGCTGA